The Erigeron canadensis isolate Cc75 chromosome 4, C_canadensis_v1, whole genome shotgun sequence genome window below encodes:
- the LOC122596320 gene encoding ATP-citrate synthase alpha chain protein 2, whose amino-acid sequence MARKKIREYDSKRLAKEHYKRISGSDLAIKSAQVTESTDLTELIEREPWLSSSKLVVKPDMLFGKRGKSGLVALNLDLAQVSEFVKARLGKEVEMGGCKGPITTFIVEPFVPHNEEFYINIVSERLGCSLSFSECGGIDIEENWDKVKTIFLPTGMSLNQEICAPLVATLPLEIKPVIEEFIKSIYSLFIDLDFTFLEMNPFTLIDGKPYPLDMRGELDDTAAFKNFKKWGNIEFPLPFGRVMSATESFIHGLDEKTSASLKFTVLNPKGRIWTMVAGGGASVIYADTVGDLGYASELGNYAEYSGAPNEEEVLQYARVVIDCATADPDGQKRALVVGGGIANFTDVAATFNGIIRAMKEKESKLKAANMHIYVRRGGPNYQRGLAKMRELGQEIGIPIEVYGPEATMTGICKQAIDCITASA is encoded by the exons ATGGCGAGAAAGAAGATCAGAGAGTATGATTCAAAGAGATTAGCGAAAGAGCATTATAAAAGGATTTCCGGCTCCGATTTAGCTATCAAATCTGCACAG GTTACAGAATCAACCGACTTGACTGAGCTAATAGAGAGAGAACCATGGCTCTCTTCATCAAAATTGGTTGTTAAACCCGACATGTTGTTTGGAAAGCGTGGAAAGAGTGGGCTCGTTGCTCTAAATCTTGATTTGGCCCAAGTGTCTGAATTTGTAAAGGCACGGCTTGGCAAAGAG GTTGAGATGGGAGGATGCAAAGGACCCATAACCACATTCATTGTTGAGCCATTTGTTCCACACAACGAAGAGTTTTATATCAACATTGTATCTGAACGATTAGGATGTAGCCTTAGCTTTTCAGAATGTGGAGGAATTGATATCGAAGAGAATTGGGACAAG GTTAAGACAATTTTTTTGCCAACTGGAATGTCTTTGAATCAAGAGATATGTGCTCCACTTGTTGCAACCCTTCCATTGGAG ATCAAACCTGTAATTGAAGAGTTTATCAAATCCATATACTCTTTATTCATTG ATCTTGACTTTACTTTCCTGGAAATGAACCCTTTCACCCTGATTGATGGAAAGCCATATCCTCTTGATATGAGAGGAGAGCTTGATGACACCGCAGCATTCAAGAACTTCAAAaa GTGGGGCAACATTGAGTTCCCATTGCCTTTTGGAAGAGTTATGAGTGCTACTGAAAGCTTTATTCATGGACTAGATGAAAAG ACTAGTGCATCTTTGAAGTTCACAGTTCTTAATCCAAAGGGACGAATTTGGACTATGGTTGCAGGTGGTGGGGCCAGTGTCATATATGCTGATACG GTTGGAGATCTTGGTTATGCTTCTGAGCTTGGAAACTACGCAGAATACAGTGGAGCACCAAACGAAGAGGAGGTTTTACAGTATGCTCGAGTTGTCATTGAT TGTGCAACTGCTGATCCTGATGGTCAAAAGAGAGCTCTTGTAGTAGGAGGTGGTATTGCTAACTTCACTGATGTTGCAGCCACATTCAATGGCATCATTCGTGCCATGAAGGAGAAG GAGTCTAAGTTGAAAGCTGCAAACATGCATATCTACGTAAGGAGAGGAGGTCCAAATTACCAAAGAGGGCTTGCAAAGATGCGTGAACTCGGGCAGGAAATCGGCATCCCAATTGAG GTATATGGGCCTGAAGCAACAATGACAGGAATATGCAAACAAGCAATTGATTGCATCACTGCCTCGGCCTAA